The following are encoded together in the Armatimonadota bacterium genome:
- a CDS encoding DUF1559 domain-containing protein, which yields MIAILAAILFPVFARAREKARQSSCLSNCKQLALAALMYAQDYDEKLPFASCGGQYWTSVIQPYVKNVQMFYCPSDPGVFPGYGWNYSGCGYAPGTQWSPARTGAIYEGCSLAIYNSPGPSETFMLGDSGAPTASWQRYYLYQSATYHPRRHNDGDNYAFVDGHCKWMKDDAVNVTDMWDAD from the coding sequence ATCATCGCGATCCTCGCAGCAATACTGTTCCCTGTGTTCGCAAGGGCACGGGAGAAGGCGCGCCAGTCCAGCTGCTTGTCCAATTGCAAGCAGTTGGCTCTCGCCGCCTTGATGTACGCCCAGGACTACGACGAAAAGCTCCCCTTCGCTTCCTGCGGGGGGCAATACTGGACTTCTGTCATACAGCCGTACGTCAAGAACGTACAGATGTTCTACTGCCCGTCAGATCCCGGTGTCTTCCCGGGTTACGGCTGGAACTACTCGGGTTGCGGATACGCTCCGGGCACGCAGTGGAGCCCGGCACGCACCGGCGCCATCTACGAGGGCTGCTCGCTGGCCATCTACAACAGCCCGGGACCGTCCGAAACCTTTATGCTCGGTGACAGTGGAGCACCCACTGCTTCCTGGCAGCGGTACTATCTCTACCAATCTGCCACCTATCATCCCCGCCGCCACAATGACGGCGACAACTATGCCTTCGTCGACGGCCACTGCAAGTGGATGAAGGACGACGCCGTGAACGTCACCGACATGTGGGACGCTGACTAA
- a CDS encoding glycosyltransferase family 2 protein, which produces MHAPVCAIIVNYNKLPYSRLCLESILQSDPLPAQIVCIDNGSADGTREYLSEELPGLAQGAGVDYALITNECNAGAITARNQGLELATQPLIAFCDNDLAVRSRNWLAVLQEALEAAPRNGFVGPKLVYPFAPYNIECAGVAISPHGRVQYRGRGEPIDAPEFNHPCEVQCLISACWLMRKEITDTLGGMDEVFNPAQFEDFDLCYRAREKGWRVLYEPGAEMYHFENVTTDGSVDVKFKYTTMKNWQEFKSRWRRLYEHENGPADADCQWAKLPTHPIEYTGIPPIV; this is translated from the coding sequence GTGCACGCGCCCGTCTGTGCCATTATCGTGAACTACAACAAGCTCCCATACTCGCGCCTGTGCCTGGAGAGCATCCTGCAATCCGACCCTCTGCCCGCGCAGATCGTCTGCATTGACAACGGATCAGCAGACGGCACACGAGAGTATCTGTCCGAAGAGCTCCCCGGGCTTGCACAGGGCGCCGGGGTGGACTACGCCCTCATCACCAACGAATGCAACGCGGGCGCGATCACTGCCCGCAATCAGGGGCTTGAACTGGCCACCCAGCCGCTCATTGCCTTCTGCGACAACGATCTGGCAGTCCGCAGCCGCAACTGGCTTGCGGTCCTGCAGGAAGCTCTGGAGGCCGCCCCACGGAACGGTTTCGTCGGGCCGAAACTCGTGTATCCCTTCGCGCCTTACAATATCGAGTGCGCGGGGGTCGCGATCTCTCCTCACGGTCGCGTTCAGTACCGAGGCAGGGGAGAACCCATTGACGCCCCGGAGTTCAACCATCCCTGCGAAGTCCAGTGTCTCATCAGCGCCTGTTGGCTCATGCGTAAGGAGATCACGGATACGCTGGGCGGCATGGACGAGGTCTTCAACCCTGCTCAGTTCGAGGATTTCGACCTGTGCTACCGTGCCCGCGAGAAGGGCTGGCGCGTGCTGTATGAACCGGGCGCCGAGATGTACCATTTCGAGAACGTGACCACCGACGGTTCCGTGGATGTGAAGTTCAAGTACACGACCATGAAAAACTGGCAGGAGTTCAAGTCGCGTTGGCGACGACTCTACGAACACGAGAACGGGCCGGCGGATGCGGACTGCCAGTGGGCGAAGTTGCCAACCCATCCCATCGAGTACACAGGCATTCCGCCAATCGTGTAG
- a CDS encoding alpha/beta fold hydrolase — MSPIPTVLVISLMCVAAFADGSAPTREEKFDCMSWWDAQGNRRPVAGAEDAEKRREIALARMQQVMGPFPGPDSTPPSFIVDEREDLPGVTRLKIRYDTRDGDRVPAYLFIPVDQRPDMPAALCLHQTIPIGKGEPAGLGGSENLQYALELARRGFITLAPDYPRFGENQTDAYALGYVSATMKGIVNHMRGVDVLQSLPTVDPERIACIGHSLGGHNTLFVTAFDLRIKVAVTSCGFCSFYRYMKGDLTGWSHAGYMPRIRELYGASPERMPFDFSDVLAAIAPRVVFTNSPTGDSNFDLQGVRDCIEAAAPLFGLLGVPGNLRAAHPVCGHDFPPEVREEAYSFIEQVLATR; from the coding sequence ATGAGCCCAATACCAACAGTCCTGGTGATCTCCCTCATGTGTGTCGCCGCTTTCGCTGACGGTTCCGCGCCCACCCGCGAAGAGAAGTTTGACTGCATGTCATGGTGGGATGCCCAAGGTAACCGGCGCCCGGTCGCAGGCGCTGAAGACGCAGAGAAGCGGCGAGAGATCGCTCTCGCGCGCATGCAGCAGGTGATGGGGCCTTTTCCCGGTCCGGATTCGACCCCTCCGAGTTTCATCGTGGATGAGCGCGAAGACCTGCCCGGGGTCACACGACTGAAGATTCGATACGACACCCGGGATGGCGACCGTGTTCCCGCATACCTGTTCATCCCCGTGGACCAGCGCCCGGACATGCCCGCGGCGCTTTGTCTGCACCAGACGATACCCATCGGCAAAGGTGAGCCGGCGGGGCTTGGCGGAAGCGAGAACCTGCAGTACGCGCTTGAACTGGCCCGGCGCGGATTCATAACCCTCGCGCCTGATTACCCGCGGTTCGGCGAGAACCAGACAGATGCGTACGCGCTGGGATATGTCAGCGCCACCATGAAAGGTATCGTCAACCATATGCGCGGGGTGGATGTGCTCCAGTCGCTGCCCACTGTAGACCCGGAGCGCATCGCCTGCATCGGGCACTCCCTGGGCGGTCACAACACTCTATTCGTCACGGCCTTTGATCTGCGCATCAAGGTAGCGGTGACCAGTTGCGGGTTCTGCTCGTTCTACCGGTACATGAAGGGAGACCTCACGGGCTGGTCGCATGCGGGATACATGCCGCGAATTAGGGAGCTCTACGGCGCCAGTCCAGAGCGGATGCCCTTCGACTTCAGCGATGTGCTGGCCGCTATCGCTCCCCGGGTGGTGTTCACGAACTCGCCCACCGGGGACAGCAACTTCGACCTTCAGGGCGTGCGAGACTGCATCGAAGCGGCCGCACCCCTGTTTGGACTACTGGGAGTTCCGGGCAACCTTCGGGCCGCGCATCCGGTGTGCGGACACGACTTCCCGCCCGAGGTGCGGGAAGAAGCGTATTCCTTCATCGAGCAGGTCCTGGCGACCCGGTGA
- a CDS encoding SDR family oxidoreductase, translating to MLLDGKRAVVTGAAGALGSAVLRAFLDHGAQVVAVGHSEHALQEIVGTAGNEANRCHPVQADLTIADDVERLRGETLGFMGGVDALANIVGGFAYGPKLWEIEPDEWRRLMDLNLTTTFLSCRAFIPVMLEAGYGRVVNIASRGAFTVKAGTGSYAVSKAAVAKFTEVLREELRGTGVTAVAIAPGTIDTPANREGMPKSDPSKWVTPHALAEAIVWLCSEQGGIFSGGILPAYGDL from the coding sequence ATGCTTCTCGACGGGAAACGAGCGGTAGTCACGGGTGCGGCAGGAGCCCTGGGCAGCGCTGTCCTGCGCGCGTTTCTGGACCACGGAGCGCAGGTGGTAGCCGTGGGCCACAGCGAGCACGCACTTCAAGAGATCGTGGGGACCGCCGGTAACGAAGCGAATCGCTGCCATCCCGTCCAGGCAGACCTGACGATTGCGGACGACGTAGAGCGGCTCAGAGGGGAGACCCTGGGGTTCATGGGCGGCGTGGACGCACTCGCCAACATCGTCGGCGGGTTTGCGTACGGTCCCAAGCTCTGGGAGATCGAGCCGGACGAGTGGCGCAGGTTGATGGACCTGAACCTGACCACCACGTTTCTCAGCTGCCGGGCTTTCATCCCAGTCATGCTTGAGGCCGGGTATGGGCGGGTGGTGAATATCGCCTCGCGCGGCGCCTTCACGGTGAAGGCCGGGACCGGAAGCTACGCGGTCTCTAAAGCCGCTGTGGCGAAGTTCACAGAGGTCCTGCGCGAGGAACTGCGTGGCACCGGAGTCACGGCAGTGGCGATCGCCCCGGGCACCATTGACACGCCGGCCAACCGCGAAGGCATGCCAAAGTCGGACCCATCAAAGTGGGTGACGCCCCATGCTCTGGCAGAAGCCATCGTTTGGCTGTGCTCGGAACAGGGCGGCATATTCAGCGGAGGAATCCTGCCGGCTTACGGAGACCTGTGA
- the gltA gene encoding NADPH-dependent glutamate synthase: MASASKLPRQPMAEQPPQQRIYNFDEVPLGYTAEQAIAEASRCLQCKKSPCVSGCPVEVDIPGFIALVREGKFAEAARKIKETNVLPAVCGRVCPQEDQCEKLCVLGIKGEPVAIGRLERFVADYERENNLMERPDRQPDTGKRVAIVGSGPAGLTCAAELAKRGHQVTIFEALHEMGGVLVYGIPEFRLPKRILKVEIDALRDLGVELVTSAVVGKLDTIHELLDDEGYDAVFVGTGAGLPTFMGIEGENLIGVYSANEFLTRSNLMRAYEFGESDTPIARGKSVMVVGGGNVAMDAARTAKRLGADKVILAYRRSRDEMPARAEEIHHAEEEGIEFHLLTVPLEFRGDDQGRLTSAWMQRMELGEPDDSGRRRPVPVEGSEYEEAIDVAVIAIGAGANPLISSTTPDLEINRKGYIVADEETGATSIPGVYAGGDIVTGAATVIEAMGAGRRAAAAIDEYLRNK, from the coding sequence ATGGCAAGTGCATCCAAACTGCCGCGTCAGCCGATGGCCGAACAGCCTCCACAGCAGCGGATATACAACTTCGATGAAGTTCCTCTGGGCTACACCGCGGAACAGGCGATTGCCGAGGCCAGTCGTTGCCTGCAATGCAAGAAGTCCCCGTGCGTTTCGGGGTGTCCGGTTGAGGTGGACATCCCCGGGTTCATCGCCCTCGTACGCGAGGGGAAGTTCGCCGAAGCTGCGCGAAAGATAAAGGAAACCAACGTCCTCCCGGCCGTCTGCGGACGGGTCTGCCCGCAAGAGGACCAGTGCGAGAAGCTCTGCGTTCTGGGGATCAAAGGGGAGCCGGTTGCCATCGGCCGCTTGGAGCGTTTCGTGGCCGATTACGAACGCGAGAACAACCTGATGGAGCGGCCTGATCGCCAACCTGACACCGGCAAGCGGGTGGCCATTGTGGGCTCCGGCCCTGCCGGGCTCACTTGCGCTGCCGAACTCGCCAAACGCGGGCACCAGGTGACGATCTTCGAAGCCCTGCACGAGATGGGTGGCGTGCTGGTGTACGGAATCCCCGAGTTTCGCCTGCCCAAGCGCATTCTGAAGGTGGAGATCGACGCATTGCGAGACCTGGGCGTTGAACTCGTGACCAGCGCTGTCGTGGGTAAGCTGGACACGATCCATGAACTCCTCGATGATGAAGGCTATGACGCCGTGTTTGTTGGTACCGGCGCGGGCCTGCCCACTTTCATGGGCATCGAGGGCGAGAACCTCATCGGCGTATATTCCGCCAACGAGTTTCTGACTCGATCCAACCTCATGCGCGCCTACGAGTTCGGGGAGAGTGACACCCCAATCGCCCGGGGCAAGAGCGTCATGGTGGTGGGCGGGGGTAATGTGGCGATGGATGCCGCTCGGACCGCGAAACGCCTGGGTGCGGACAAGGTGATCCTGGCCTATCGGCGCTCCCGCGATGAGATGCCCGCGCGCGCCGAGGAGATACATCACGCCGAGGAGGAGGGCATCGAGTTCCACCTGCTCACGGTACCGCTGGAGTTCCGCGGAGACGATCAGGGCAGGCTAACGTCGGCCTGGATGCAGAGAATGGAGCTCGGCGAGCCCGATGACAGTGGCCGGCGAAGGCCTGTTCCCGTCGAAGGTTCGGAGTATGAGGAAGCTATCGACGTTGCGGTTATTGCCATCGGCGCGGGTGCAAACCCGCTGATCAGCAGCACCACGCCAGACCTGGAGATCAATCGCAAGGGTTACATCGTGGCGGACGAAGAGACCGGCGCCACCAGCATTCCGGGGGTCTATGCGGGCGGGGACATCGTCACCGGTGCGGCCACGGTTATCGAAGCCATGGGGGCCGGTCGCAGAGCCGCAGCAGCGATTGACGAGTACCTCAGGAACAAGTGA
- a CDS encoding sulfide/dihydroorotate dehydrogenase-like FAD/NAD-binding protein, producing the protein MNEILCKEEIAPSTFRYRIYQPKIARKRKAGQFVIVRSHEGGERVPLTLVGSDLDEGSITLIFQAVGHSTRELALLEEGDSLLDVAGPLGQPTHIENYGTACVIGGGYGTAPVLPIAQALKDVGNDMIGIIGARTQDLVILEKELGEICPSLYVATDDGSYGHKGFVTDVLKEILDEGREINFVLAVGPTPMMRAVANLTRERGIPTMVSLNPLMIDGTGMCGGCRVEVGGETKFACVDGPEFDAHQVNFDLLMKRQATYKEQEAEARDWGAHCKLDLPESK; encoded by the coding sequence ATGAATGAGATTCTCTGCAAGGAAGAAATCGCGCCGAGCACTTTTCGTTACAGAATCTATCAGCCGAAAATCGCCCGTAAGCGCAAGGCGGGGCAGTTCGTTATCGTCCGTTCCCATGAGGGCGGCGAGCGCGTGCCCCTCACGCTGGTGGGCTCCGACCTAGATGAGGGCTCAATTACCCTCATCTTCCAGGCCGTCGGGCATTCCACCAGGGAACTGGCGCTTCTCGAGGAAGGCGACAGTCTCCTGGACGTTGCCGGTCCCCTCGGCCAGCCGACGCACATTGAGAACTACGGCACCGCCTGCGTCATCGGCGGCGGCTACGGAACCGCGCCGGTTCTTCCCATCGCCCAGGCACTCAAGGATGTCGGCAATGACATGATCGGAATCATCGGCGCCCGAACCCAGGACCTGGTGATCCTGGAGAAAGAGCTCGGCGAGATCTGCCCATCATTGTACGTGGCCACCGATGACGGCAGCTACGGACACAAGGGCTTCGTCACCGATGTGCTCAAGGAGATCCTCGACGAGGGCCGAGAGATCAACTTCGTGCTGGCAGTCGGCCCGACCCCGATGATGCGCGCGGTGGCCAACCTGACCCGAGAGCGCGGCATCCCGACAATGGTCAGCCTCAATCCACTCATGATCGACGGAACGGGGATGTGTGGAGGGTGCCGTGTTGAGGTCGGCGGCGAGACCAAATTCGCCTGCGTTGACGGCCCGGAATTCGACGCGCACCAGGTCAATTTCGACCTGCTGATGAAGCGGCAGGCCACATACAAGGAGCAGGAAGCCGAAGCGCGAGACTGGGGCGCCCACTGCAAGCTTGACCTGCCCGAATCCAAGTAG
- a CDS encoding beta-galactosidase trimerization domain-containing protein, producing MRWASSLVLVALVASHTWGYQPRSNVTRGIYCNPSAAIATAVWAQFRGAPQYVTDVKFSGAGALLCDNTGGGRGSGSGVRQTVSLNQAEPKPIKIAGWSKAQDVAPGTGYEYSLYVDMVLADGTPWHMQIAAFRPGTHDWEYAESVVTPEKPVKSASFHAFIREKSGKVWFDDLFLGEVDGGNLLRNPGFEPDDRVDTEARDKLVAEYLDLNANAMHIYLSPSAPCWESDLLGRHYDGPSPLAEFLEFLKQRGIGVWVTMGSLPQPFDGVDDPRFPAYYCPNEKWGENWVAVMGDIARQDIAGISLVPDEYNYDNRGLKRDFANHRDDAVRAYYERMPPYCDGPGCRAIYRARFGTDMPDLSTVQQTNAWRDYIRFRYQTTTEWLRKSAEAVKQANPDCRADSLLCVTPVCSDRWWTVGVAWDQVGYGTKIDFLTTDPYILLHNYLGDSTHWYVTETCERLSGAHPLRQCGSVLEASRLRPEHRELEPVEVYGAAFSSVFHGARELAWWHHSHITGQTATASDPAFTYATVKAAYQALKEADPWFEGLTPIKRIALLHSRASEDWWRFNTEPEPQPVLTHSGKDARYASRAQVEPLMHLLRSAVPVDLYYLESVTAEQLSDYPIAVVPFAFAISDRQAEVLRQYAASGGRLVVISEVGTLDEDGKLRDRPALLELLGLARAPSGEQMGPLTVEPGTGVEWLSPTEEFSVFASVALDKSARALASAGDVPVITYRAIGDGAVVYLAGEFGAGLPVDYSNEKRTRTERIYPPKFRPAASELLLRIYKALFEGSPLRENFESLSVVDHVQIAYPGAEPPYPDDLEAVAARNARGELICLVTNWTSGTARFTLDPGGLRPTGAELRDGILVSPDATVRKLDALPRELAPQQSCILRLEYPRP from the coding sequence ATGCGCTGGGCAAGTTCGCTGGTTCTCGTCGCCCTTGTGGCTTCGCACACGTGGGGCTATCAGCCACGGAGCAATGTCACCCGAGGCATCTACTGCAATCCGTCCGCTGCAATCGCTACTGCGGTCTGGGCGCAATTCCGCGGTGCTCCGCAGTATGTGACCGACGTGAAGTTCAGCGGCGCCGGTGCGCTGCTGTGCGACAACACCGGCGGCGGTCGCGGCTCCGGATCCGGAGTGCGCCAGACCGTCTCCCTGAACCAGGCCGAGCCGAAGCCCATCAAGATCGCGGGCTGGAGCAAGGCCCAGGACGTGGCCCCGGGAACCGGTTACGAATACTCGCTGTATGTGGACATGGTGCTGGCTGACGGCACCCCCTGGCATATGCAAATCGCGGCGTTCCGGCCGGGCACCCACGACTGGGAGTATGCGGAGTCAGTCGTGACGCCGGAGAAGCCCGTGAAGAGTGCCAGTTTCCACGCCTTCATCCGCGAGAAGTCCGGCAAGGTCTGGTTCGACGACCTGTTCCTGGGCGAAGTTGACGGCGGGAATCTCCTGCGTAATCCCGGCTTCGAGCCCGACGACCGCGTGGATACGGAAGCTCGAGACAAACTGGTCGCAGAGTACCTGGACCTGAACGCGAATGCCATGCACATTTACCTGTCTCCGAGCGCTCCATGCTGGGAGTCGGATCTTCTCGGCAGGCACTATGACGGCCCCAGTCCGCTGGCCGAGTTCCTGGAGTTCCTCAAGCAGCGAGGTATCGGCGTCTGGGTGACCATGGGCTCCCTGCCACAACCCTTCGACGGCGTGGATGATCCGCGCTTTCCGGCCTACTACTGTCCGAACGAGAAGTGGGGCGAGAACTGGGTCGCAGTCATGGGCGACATAGCGCGCCAGGACATTGCGGGCATCAGTCTTGTGCCCGATGAGTACAATTACGACAACCGCGGCCTCAAACGGGACTTCGCCAATCACCGGGACGACGCGGTGCGCGCGTATTATGAGCGGATGCCGCCATACTGCGACGGTCCCGGTTGTCGCGCCATTTACCGGGCGAGATTCGGGACCGACATGCCTGATCTGTCCACGGTCCAGCAGACCAACGCCTGGCGCGACTACATTCGCTTCCGTTATCAGACCACCACCGAATGGCTGCGCAAGAGCGCCGAAGCTGTGAAGCAGGCGAACCCGGACTGCCGTGCGGATTCACTGCTGTGTGTGACCCCGGTCTGCTCCGATCGCTGGTGGACCGTGGGCGTGGCGTGGGACCAGGTGGGGTACGGCACCAAGATCGACTTCCTTACGACAGACCCCTACATCCTGCTGCACAATTACCTGGGGGACTCTACCCACTGGTATGTCACCGAGACTTGCGAGCGGCTATCCGGCGCACATCCCCTGCGCCAGTGCGGGTCGGTTCTGGAGGCTTCGCGGCTGCGTCCCGAGCATCGCGAGCTCGAGCCGGTGGAAGTCTACGGCGCCGCGTTTAGCTCGGTGTTTCACGGCGCGAGAGAGCTTGCCTGGTGGCACCACTCACACATTACAGGCCAGACGGCCACCGCGTCGGACCCAGCTTTCACATACGCCACGGTAAAGGCTGCCTATCAGGCGCTCAAAGAGGCCGATCCGTGGTTCGAGGGTTTGACCCCAATCAAGCGCATCGCCCTTCTACACAGCCGCGCTTCGGAAGACTGGTGGCGGTTCAACACCGAACCCGAGCCACAGCCGGTTCTGACCCACTCCGGCAAGGATGCGCGCTACGCATCCCGGGCACAAGTGGAGCCGCTGATGCACCTCCTTCGGTCGGCGGTGCCTGTGGACCTGTATTACCTGGAATCCGTCACCGCCGAGCAGCTCTCGGACTATCCGATAGCGGTCGTTCCCTTCGCCTTCGCGATCTCCGATCGGCAAGCGGAAGTCCTGCGTCAGTATGCGGCCTCGGGCGGCCGACTCGTGGTCATTTCCGAAGTCGGAACGCTGGATGAGGATGGTAAGCTCAGGGACCGACCAGCGCTGCTTGAGCTTCTCGGCCTTGCGCGCGCACCCTCTGGTGAACAGATGGGTCCGCTGACCGTGGAGCCAGGTACCGGCGTGGAGTGGCTCAGTCCGACGGAGGAGTTCAGCGTGTTCGCGTCGGTTGCCCTGGACAAGTCGGCGCGCGCACTGGCTAGCGCAGGAGATGTCCCGGTCATTACCTACCGCGCCATCGGGGACGGCGCCGTCGTCTATCTTGCCGGCGAATTTGGCGCGGGGCTGCCCGTGGACTATAGCAATGAGAAGCGGACGAGGACCGAGCGCATCTACCCGCCGAAATTCAGGCCCGCCGCCTCCGAATTGCTGCTGCGCATCTACAAGGCGCTCTTCGAGGGCAGCCCGTTGCGGGAGAACTTCGAGTCCCTGAGCGTGGTCGACCATGTCCAGATCGCCTACCCGGGCGCAGAGCCTCCCTATCCAGACGACCTGGAAGCAGTCGCGGCTCGAAATGCCCGGGGCGAGCTTATCTGCCTGGTCACCAATTGGACGTCCGGGACTGCCCGGTTCACTCTTGATCCGGGAGGTCTCAGACCAACCGGCGCGGAATTACGCGATGGCATCCTGGTCTCACCCGACGCCACGGTGCGGAAGCTCGACGCTCTGCCTCGTGAACTGGCACCGCAGCAGAGCTGTATCCTTCGCCTGGAGTACCCGCGTCCATGA
- a CDS encoding alpha/beta hydrolase gives MNLWPGEVPGIHTGEPRHVPTLVPFLVDTPKPRGAVVVCPGGGYAGRADHEGEPIARMLNQAGIHAFVCHYRVASYRHPYPLMDAQRAIRTVRVNAQCWGILPDRIGILGFSAGGHLASTAGTHYDAGDPNSADPVARVSCRPDALVLCYPVISFGQFGHLGSLRNLLGENAPAELISSLSNETQVTGDTPPTFLWHTADDAGVPVENSILFASALRKCGVPFELHIYQSGRHGLGLAPEDPHVASWAKLCCEWLAGLGF, from the coding sequence ATGAACCTCTGGCCCGGCGAAGTACCCGGAATCCACACTGGCGAGCCCCGTCACGTCCCGACCCTGGTTCCCTTCCTGGTCGACACCCCGAAACCGCGAGGCGCTGTGGTGGTCTGCCCAGGTGGCGGCTATGCGGGCCGGGCCGATCACGAAGGCGAGCCCATCGCACGCATGCTCAACCAGGCCGGCATCCACGCCTTCGTTTGCCATTACCGGGTCGCGTCGTACCGGCACCCGTACCCGCTCATGGACGCCCAGCGCGCCATTCGTACGGTTCGAGTGAACGCTCAATGCTGGGGCATTCTGCCCGACAGGATCGGGATTTTGGGCTTCTCGGCCGGTGGGCACCTGGCAAGCACCGCGGGGACGCATTACGACGCCGGAGATCCAAACTCGGCCGACCCCGTTGCCCGGGTCTCCTGCCGTCCGGATGCGCTTGTGCTCTGCTACCCGGTCATCAGCTTCGGACAATTCGGGCACCTCGGCTCGCTGCGCAACCTGTTGGGCGAGAACGCGCCGGCAGAGCTGATCTCTTCGCTATCCAATGAGACCCAGGTGACCGGAGACACCCCTCCGACTTTCCTGTGGCACACCGCTGATGACGCCGGAGTGCCGGTGGAGAACAGCATCCTGTTCGCGAGCGCTCTGCGCAAGTGCGGGGTGCCCTTCGAACTGCATATCTACCAATCGGGCCGGCACGGCCTTGGTCTCGCGCCCGAAGACCCCCACGTCGCGAGCTGGGCCAAGCTCTGCTGTGAGTGGCTCGCCGGGCTCGGGTTCTGA
- a CDS encoding ABC transporter substrate-binding protein — protein sequence MLSNCPRVTFMNRAHIFALGAALAMALLPGCTREREPDDGKVHVTYWEKWTGFEGDAMRDTVDAFNASQDRIFVELLTVSQIDQKTLMAAAGGIPPDIAGLWSNDVVSYAQKRAALPLDKYCEKHGITRSLFIPQFWDMCVYRGSLYAIPTTPATTALHWNKGLFREAGLDPDRPPRTIEELDEMAARLTKRENGKIIQMGFIPAEPGWWNWAWGYFFGGQLWDGESKITCDSPENVQAFEWVQKYAREYGVEALQTFQSGFGNFSSPQNAFMAGKVAMEMQGVWMYNFLDKYAPGVEWGAAPFPHPKDRPDLANTTVAEEDVVIIPRGAKHPDEAFEFLAFLATHKGSELLNLGQRKFTPLLNPTPEFFRQHPNPEIEVFTDLAGSPNAVSSPHLSISREFTGEMANAFDEIWLCRKTPKQALSEVRVRMQKRLDWELSRAERFD from the coding sequence ATGTTGTCGAACTGCCCGCGGGTGACCTTCATGAACCGCGCACACATTTTCGCGTTGGGGGCGGCCCTCGCGATGGCTCTCTTGCCCGGATGCACGAGGGAGAGGGAGCCTGACGACGGGAAAGTCCACGTCACCTATTGGGAGAAATGGACCGGGTTTGAGGGCGACGCCATGCGCGATACCGTGGACGCCTTCAACGCCTCCCAGGACCGCATTTTCGTGGAGCTTCTCACGGTCAGCCAGATCGATCAGAAGACCCTCATGGCCGCCGCAGGTGGCATCCCGCCGGACATTGCGGGCCTGTGGTCCAATGATGTAGTTTCGTACGCCCAGAAGCGTGCAGCCCTGCCCCTGGACAAATACTGCGAGAAGCATGGGATCACAAGGAGCTTGTTCATTCCCCAGTTCTGGGACATGTGCGTCTACCGCGGCAGTCTGTATGCCATCCCGACAACGCCCGCGACCACGGCCTTGCACTGGAACAAGGGACTTTTCCGCGAGGCCGGGCTCGACCCTGACAGGCCCCCTCGCACCATCGAGGAACTGGACGAGATGGCGGCGCGGCTCACGAAACGCGAGAATGGCAAGATCATTCAGATGGGGTTCATCCCGGCCGAGCCCGGCTGGTGGAACTGGGCGTGGGGCTACTTCTTCGGCGGTCAGCTGTGGGATGGCGAGTCGAAGATCACCTGCGACTCACCCGAGAACGTCCAGGCATTCGAATGGGTGCAGAAGTACGCGCGGGAGTATGGCGTCGAGGCGCTACAGACCTTCCAGAGCGGCTTCGGGAACTTCTCATCCCCGCAGAACGCCTTCATGGCCGGCAAGGTGGCCATGGAAATGCAGGGCGTGTGGATGTATAACTTCCTGGACAAGTACGCACCTGGGGTCGAATGGGGCGCAGCGCCCTTCCCGCACCCGAAGGACCGCCCCGACCTGGCGAACACTACAGTGGCCGAGGAGGATGTGGTCATCATCCCTCGCGGAGCGAAACACCCGGACGAGGCATTCGAGTTCCTTGCCTTCCTTGCCACCCACAAGGGTTCGGAGTTGCTCAATCTCGGCCAACGCAAGTTCACGCCGCTGCTGAATCCCACCCCCGAGTTCTTCCGACAGCACCCGAACCCGGAGATCGAGGTTTTCACCGACCTCGCCGGCAGCCCAAACGCTGTGAGCAGCCCGCATCTGTCTATCTCCCGCGAATTCACGGGCGAAATGGCCAACGCCTTTGACGAAATCTGGCTCTGCCGGAAGACGCCGAAACAGGCTCTGAGTGAGGTGCGCGTGCGCATGCAGAAGCGGCTGGACTGGGAGTTGTCACGCGCGGAGCGGTTTGACTGA